In one Mesorhizobium australicum genomic region, the following are encoded:
- a CDS encoding molybdopterin-synthase adenylyltransferase MoeB yields the protein MADTRLSELELERYARHIVLPEVGGPGQQKLKRARVLVVGAGGLGAPVLLYLAAAGVGTLGIVDDDTVSLSNLQRQVIHDTAAIGKAKVESAGETVGRINPHVTVETHAVRLDQSNVDAIVSAYDLVIDGSDNFDTRYVLADACAAARKPLVSGAVGRFDGSLTVLIPWEHDGKGRSNPTYRDLYPEAPPAGMVPSCAVAGVVGALTGVIGTLQAMEAIKLITGSGEPLVGRLLLYDALGARFDTIRYSAPKDAA from the coding sequence ATGGCTGACACGCGCCTCTCCGAGCTGGAACTGGAACGCTACGCGCGCCACATCGTGCTGCCCGAGGTCGGCGGCCCGGGACAGCAGAAGTTGAAGCGCGCGCGGGTGCTGGTCGTCGGCGCCGGCGGGCTCGGCGCGCCGGTGCTGCTCTATCTCGCCGCCGCCGGCGTCGGCACGCTCGGCATCGTCGACGACGATACCGTCTCGCTCTCCAACCTGCAGCGGCAGGTGATCCACGACACGGCCGCCATCGGCAAGGCCAAGGTCGAGAGCGCCGGCGAGACGGTCGGGCGGATCAATCCGCATGTGACCGTCGAGACGCATGCCGTCCGGCTCGATCAATCCAATGTCGACGCCATCGTCTCCGCCTATGACCTCGTCATCGACGGATCGGACAATTTCGACACCCGCTATGTCCTTGCCGACGCCTGCGCGGCCGCCCGCAAGCCGCTCGTCTCCGGCGCGGTCGGGCGCTTCGACGGCTCGTTGACCGTGCTGATCCCCTGGGAGCATGACGGGAAGGGCCGCAGCAACCCGACCTATCGCGATCTCTATCCCGAAGCTCCGCCGGCCGGCATGGTGCCGAGCTGCGCCGTGGCCGGCGTGGTAGGGGCGCTCACCGGCGTCATCGGCACCTTGCAGGCGATGGAGGCCATCAAGCTCATCACCGGCTCCGGAGAGCCGCTGGTCGGCCGACTGCTACTCTACGACGCGCTCGGCGCGCGCTTCGACACCATCCGCTACTCGGCACCGAAGGATGCGGCCTGA
- a CDS encoding aconitase X, whose product MPVLLTDDQRATAAGERGEGVAMAMRIVARTAELLAAPRLIPIASAHIDGALYHGDSGTLFAEKLVEGGARVSVRATLNVGALDLTGCSRDRLPEHERGMARRMMEAYRTLGCEPSWTCAPYQAGHRPALGTDVAWGESNAVVFCNSVLGARTNRYGDFLDIACAIAGCAPDYGLHRAENRRARFVFDVSGLPPAFLASEIAWPVLGSLYGREAGNDVGVVAGVAKHPGEDALKAFGAAAASSGSVGLFHVAGVTPEAPDLATALGGDLPERTIRVTQAMAREAQLRLSTADRADRIDAVAIGSPHLSPREFEELAKLIAGRRLAVPFYACTGRHTLAHLDKCGLRRGLEAAGVTIVADTCVVVTPIMDELPGGVLMTNSGKFAHYAPGNTGYGVLYGSLADCVESAVSGRPVLAAAS is encoded by the coding sequence GTGCCCGTTCTCCTCACCGACGACCAGCGCGCGACGGCAGCGGGAGAGCGAGGTGAAGGCGTCGCGATGGCGATGCGGATCGTGGCGCGCACGGCGGAGCTGCTTGCTGCGCCGCGGCTGATCCCGATCGCATCGGCACATATCGACGGGGCGCTCTATCATGGCGATTCCGGCACGCTGTTCGCCGAAAAGCTGGTCGAGGGCGGCGCGAGGGTGTCGGTCCGCGCGACGCTGAACGTCGGCGCGCTCGACCTGACCGGCTGCTCGCGCGACCGCCTGCCCGAGCATGAGCGTGGCATGGCGCGGCGGATGATGGAGGCTTATCGCACACTCGGCTGCGAGCCGAGCTGGACCTGCGCGCCCTACCAGGCCGGTCATCGCCCCGCTCTCGGCACGGATGTCGCCTGGGGCGAGTCGAACGCGGTCGTCTTCTGCAACTCCGTCCTCGGCGCTCGGACGAACCGCTATGGCGATTTCCTCGACATCGCCTGCGCCATCGCCGGTTGCGCGCCGGACTACGGGCTGCACCGGGCGGAGAACAGGCGGGCCCGCTTCGTGTTCGACGTCTCCGGCCTGCCGCCCGCCTTTCTCGCTTCCGAGATCGCCTGGCCGGTGCTGGGCAGCCTCTATGGCCGCGAGGCGGGCAACGATGTGGGCGTCGTCGCCGGCGTGGCCAAGCATCCGGGAGAAGACGCCCTGAAGGCGTTCGGCGCGGCCGCCGCCTCTTCCGGCTCCGTCGGACTGTTCCATGTCGCGGGCGTCACCCCGGAAGCGCCCGACCTTGCGACAGCCCTTGGCGGAGACCTGCCGGAACGCACGATCCGCGTGACGCAGGCGATGGCGCGCGAGGCGCAGTTGCGGCTCTCGACGGCGGACCGGGCCGACCGGATCGACGCGGTCGCGATCGGCAGCCCGCATTTGTCGCCGCGCGAGTTCGAGGAACTGGCGAAGCTGATCGCGGGCCGGCGGCTCGCTGTGCCGTTCTATGCCTGCACCGGCCGCCACACGCTCGCACATCTCGACAAATGCGGGCTCCGGCGCGGCCTGGAAGCAGCCGGCGTCACCATCGTCGCGGACACCTGCGTGGTGGTCACGCCGATCATGGACGAGCTCCCCGGCGGAGTGCTGATGACCAATTCCGGCAAGTTCGCGCATTACGCCCCCGGCAACACCGGATACGGCGTTCTTTACGGCTCGCTCGCCGACTGCGTCGAGAGCGCGGTGTCGGGCAGGCCGGTCCTGGCGGCCGCATCCTGA
- a CDS encoding alpha/beta family hydrolase, translated as MTDFIHDGSPAAKATLLLAHGAGAPMDSDWMNAIAAKIAVHGIRVARFEFGYMATRRDGSGNRPPPAPANRLIGEYVGAIGSVERSGPLFIGGKSLGGRMASMIADKQFKEGAIAGLVCLGYPFHPPGQPAKLRTDHLEKLSCPTLICQGERDPFGTREEVASYPLSPAIRIEWLTDGDHDLKPRKASGATFDGNLDIAAKAVADFILGTAHG; from the coding sequence ATGACCGATTTCATCCATGACGGCTCACCCGCCGCGAAGGCGACGCTGCTTCTCGCGCATGGCGCGGGAGCACCGATGGACTCGGACTGGATGAATGCGATCGCGGCCAAAATCGCGGTCCACGGCATCCGGGTCGCGCGGTTCGAGTTCGGCTACATGGCCACGCGCCGCGACGGCAGTGGCAACCGTCCGCCGCCCGCGCCGGCCAACCGGCTGATCGGTGAATATGTTGGCGCCATCGGCAGCGTGGAGCGCAGCGGGCCGCTGTTCATCGGCGGAAAGTCGCTCGGCGGGCGCATGGCGAGCATGATCGCCGACAAGCAGTTCAAGGAGGGCGCGATCGCCGGCCTCGTCTGCCTCGGCTATCCCTTCCATCCGCCCGGCCAGCCCGCCAAGCTGCGGACGGACCATCTGGAAAAGCTCTCCTGCCCGACCCTGATCTGCCAGGGCGAGCGCGACCCGTTCGGCACGCGCGAGGAGGTCGCAAGCTATCCGCTGTCGCCAGCGATCAGGATCGAATGGCTGACCGACGGCGACCACGACCTGAAGCCGCGCAAGGCTTCCGGCGCGACGTTCGACGGCAATCTCGACATCGCGGCGAAGGCGGTTGCCGATTTCATCCTGGGGACGGCGCATGGCTGA
- a CDS encoding aconitase X swivel domain-containing protein, translating to MSGLPGEILVGGRGGEGEALVLDAPISFWGGVDPKTGRIADVRHPQHGDCIADKVLFLPGTIGSSSASAVLLELVHNGHAPAAIVMHEPDAILLLGLIVAKEMGWETPVAVRMDRTHFASFRDTLAKVDAGGTASRLDTGSEKPASPR from the coding sequence ATGAGCGGGTTACCGGGCGAAATCCTCGTCGGGGGCCGCGGCGGCGAAGGCGAGGCCCTGGTCCTCGACGCGCCGATCAGCTTCTGGGGCGGGGTCGATCCGAAGACGGGCCGGATCGCCGACGTGCGCCACCCGCAGCATGGCGACTGCATCGCCGACAAGGTTCTCTTCCTGCCCGGCACCATCGGCTCGTCGTCGGCCTCCGCAGTCCTGCTCGAACTCGTCCACAACGGCCACGCGCCGGCCGCCATCGTCATGCACGAGCCTGACGCGATCCTGCTCCTCGGCCTGATCGTGGCAAAGGAAATGGGCTGGGAAACGCCGGTGGCGGTTCGGATGGATCGCACGCATTTCGCCTCCTTTCGCGACACCCTCGCAAAGGTGGACGCCGGCGGAACGGCTTCACGGCTGGATACCGGATCGGAAAAGCCAGCCTCCCCGCGCTGA
- a CDS encoding DNA-binding protein yields the protein MALTRNFKETMKARADADPAFRAALLSDAVELLLSGDLDTGKAVLRSFINATVGFEELATRSGIPAKSLMRMFGPKGNPTAASLFAVISALQQATGVQLGVNAEAA from the coding sequence ATGGCACTGACTCGGAATTTCAAGGAAACGATGAAGGCACGTGCGGATGCCGATCCCGCCTTTCGCGCGGCCCTGCTGTCCGACGCGGTGGAGCTGCTGCTTTCCGGCGACCTCGACACGGGGAAAGCCGTGCTGCGCAGCTTCATCAACGCGACAGTCGGCTTCGAGGAACTGGCCACGCGCTCTGGCATTCCGGCGAAGAGCCTGATGCGGATGTTCGGGCCGAAAGGAAACCCGACCGCTGCCAGCCTGTTCGCGGTGATCTCCGCCCTGCAGCAGGCGACAGGCGTCCAGCTCGGGGTAAACGCGGAAGCAGCCTGA
- a CDS encoding MFS transporter, which produces MAEQVVQRAPKRGIWGWMLFDFAQQPFHTLIITFVFAPYFAAKVASNPAEGQEYWGYAAGIGGAIIALTSPILGAIADASGPRKPWILLFSILGFIGCWMLWYATPGMGNLGFAVLAIVIALVGMEYAAVFNNAMMPTLVPRSELGRLSGSAWGLGYVGGLISLVIVLGFLSASPETGKTLLGVSPLFGLDPATHEGDRASGPLTSLWYLIFVLPMFLWTPDVSRRGSATGAVRRGLAELWETLRTLPSQRSYFSFLLSSMFYRDALNALYSFGGIYAAGVLGWPIIKIGIFGILANLTGAVGAWIGGRADQRFGPKPVISVSILILILWCVTVISTTKTEVLFMTVAAEGSGSTLPDIVFYIAGAFIGAAGGSIQAASRTLLVDQVEGDKVTEAFGLYALSGRATSFIAPFAIAFATAWFASEAFNLSTQDAQRLGVTPIVALFVIGLVLLPWIRSREYKPAEA; this is translated from the coding sequence ATGGCGGAACAGGTCGTGCAACGCGCCCCGAAGCGCGGTATCTGGGGCTGGATGCTGTTCGACTTCGCGCAGCAACCCTTCCACACCCTCATCATCACCTTCGTCTTCGCGCCCTATTTCGCGGCGAAGGTGGCGTCGAACCCGGCCGAGGGCCAGGAATACTGGGGCTATGCGGCCGGCATCGGCGGCGCGATCATCGCGCTGACATCGCCCATCCTCGGCGCGATCGCCGATGCGAGCGGCCCGCGCAAGCCGTGGATCCTGCTGTTCTCCATACTCGGCTTCATCGGCTGCTGGATGCTCTGGTACGCGACCCCCGGCATGGGCAATCTCGGCTTCGCCGTGCTCGCGATCGTCATCGCGCTCGTCGGCATGGAATATGCCGCCGTGTTCAACAATGCGATGATGCCGACGCTGGTGCCGCGCTCCGAGCTCGGCCGCCTCTCCGGCTCCGCCTGGGGCCTCGGCTATGTCGGCGGTCTGATCTCGCTGGTGATCGTGCTCGGCTTCCTGTCGGCGAGCCCCGAGACCGGCAAGACCCTGCTTGGGGTGTCGCCGCTGTTCGGCCTCGACCCGGCGACGCATGAGGGCGACCGGGCTTCGGGACCGCTCACCTCGCTGTGGTATCTGATCTTCGTGCTGCCGATGTTCCTCTGGACGCCGGACGTCAGCCGGCGGGGCTCCGCGACCGGCGCGGTGCGACGCGGCCTTGCCGAGCTGTGGGAGACGCTGCGCACCCTGCCCTCGCAGCGCAGCTACTTCTCCTTCCTTTTGTCGTCGATGTTCTACCGCGACGCGCTCAACGCGCTCTATTCTTTCGGCGGCATCTATGCGGCGGGCGTGCTCGGCTGGCCGATCATCAAGATCGGCATCTTCGGCATCCTCGCCAACCTGACCGGCGCGGTGGGCGCCTGGATCGGCGGCCGCGCCGACCAGCGCTTCGGGCCGAAGCCGGTGATCAGCGTTTCGATCCTGATCCTGATACTGTGGTGCGTGACGGTGATCTCGACCACCAAGACCGAAGTTCTGTTCATGACGGTCGCCGCAGAGGGAAGCGGGTCGACCCTGCCGGACATCGTCTTCTACATCGCCGGGGCCTTCATCGGCGCGGCCGGCGGCTCGATCCAGGCCGCCTCGCGCACGCTGCTGGTCGACCAGGTCGAGGGCGACAAGGTGACGGAAGCCTTCGGGCTCTACGCACTCTCTGGCCGCGCGACCTCGTTCATCGCCCCCTTCGCCATCGCCTTCGCCACCGCCTGGTTCGCGTCGGAGGCTTTCAACCTGTCGACGCAGGACGCGCAGCGCCTCGGCGTCACCCCGATCGTGGCGCTGTTCGTGATCGGGCTCGTGTTGCTGCCGTGGATCAGGAGCCGGGAGTACAAGCCGGCGGAGGCATGA
- the purH gene encoding bifunctional phosphoribosylaminoimidazolecarboxamide formyltransferase/IMP cyclohydrolase yields the protein MAVVSKNIPAPDLVSISRALISVSDKTGLIDFVRALTKHGVEIVSTGGTRKAIAEAGIAVTDVSEVTGFPEIMDGRVKTLHPLVHGGLLAVRGDQDHQQAMRDHGIRPFDLVVINLYPFEDVRRAGGDYAATVENIDIGGPAMVRASAKNHAYVGVVTDPADYPLVLEALEENTGSLSYQFRQKLAAKAFARTAAYDAAISGWFAETLAIEHPVWRAFGGRLEQVMRYGENPHQDAAFYVNGDPRPGVATARQLQGKQLSYNNINDTDAAYELVSEFDPARTAAVAIIKHANPCGVAEGATLKDAYLKALACDPVSAFGGIVALNRTLDAEAAEEIVKIFTEVIIAPDATDEAVAIVAAKKNLRLLIAGSLPDPRAAGLTVKSVSGGLLVQSRDNGAVDDLDLKVVTKRAPTDRELADLKFAFRIAKHVKSNAIVYVRDGATVGIGAGQMSRVDSSRIAARKAADAAEAAGLKEPMTIGSVVASDAFFPFADGLLSAVEAGATAVIQPGGSMRDDEVIAAADEAGIAMVFTGMRHFRH from the coding sequence ATGGCCGTCGTCTCCAAGAACATCCCCGCGCCCGACCTCGTCTCCATCAGCCGCGCCCTGATTTCGGTATCGGACAAGACGGGCCTGATCGACTTCGTGCGGGCGCTGACGAAGCATGGCGTCGAGATCGTCTCCACCGGCGGCACGCGCAAGGCGATCGCCGAGGCCGGCATCGCGGTGACCGATGTGTCCGAGGTCACCGGCTTTCCCGAGATCATGGACGGCCGCGTCAAGACGCTGCATCCGCTGGTGCATGGCGGCCTGCTCGCGGTGCGCGGCGACCAGGACCACCAGCAGGCGATGCGCGACCACGGCATCCGCCCCTTCGACCTCGTCGTCATCAATCTCTACCCGTTCGAGGACGTGCGCCGCGCCGGCGGCGACTACGCGGCGACCGTGGAGAACATCGACATCGGCGGTCCGGCCATGGTCCGCGCCTCGGCCAAGAACCACGCCTATGTCGGCGTCGTCACCGACCCGGCCGACTATCCGCTGGTGCTGGAGGCGCTGGAGGAGAACACCGGCAGCCTGTCCTACCAGTTCCGCCAGAAGCTGGCGGCCAAGGCCTTCGCCCGCACCGCCGCCTATGACGCCGCCATCTCCGGCTGGTTCGCCGAAACGCTCGCCATCGAGCATCCGGTGTGGCGCGCCTTCGGCGGCAGGCTGGAACAGGTGATGCGCTACGGCGAGAACCCGCATCAGGACGCCGCCTTCTACGTCAACGGCGACCCGCGCCCCGGCGTCGCCACCGCCCGCCAGCTGCAGGGCAAGCAGCTGTCCTACAACAACATCAACGACACGGACGCGGCCTACGAGCTCGTCTCCGAATTCGACCCGGCCCGCACCGCCGCCGTCGCCATCATCAAGCATGCGAACCCCTGCGGCGTCGCCGAGGGCGCGACGCTGAAGGACGCCTATCTCAAGGCGCTCGCCTGCGATCCGGTCTCGGCCTTCGGCGGCATCGTGGCGCTGAACCGGACGCTGGATGCGGAAGCGGCCGAGGAGATCGTCAAGATCTTCACCGAGGTGATCATCGCGCCGGACGCCACCGACGAAGCGGTCGCGATCGTCGCCGCCAAGAAGAACCTGCGCCTGCTCATCGCCGGCTCGCTGCCTGATCCGCGCGCGGCCGGCCTGACCGTGAAGTCCGTTTCAGGCGGCCTGCTCGTCCAGTCGCGCGACAACGGCGCCGTCGACGATCTCGACCTCAAGGTGGTGACGAAGCGCGCCCCGACCGACCGCGAGCTGGCCGACCTGAAGTTCGCTTTCCGCATCGCCAAGCACGTCAAGTCCAACGCCATCGTCTATGTCCGCGACGGCGCGACGGTAGGCATCGGCGCCGGCCAGATGAGCCGCGTCGATTCCTCCCGCATCGCCGCGCGCAAGGCGGCGGACGCTGCCGAGGCAGCCGGGCTGAAGGAGCCGATGACCATCGGCTCGGTCGTCGCCTCCGACGCCTTCTTCCCCTTCGCCGACGGCCTGCTGTCGGCCGTCGAAGCGGGCGCCACGGCGGTCATCCAGCCGGGCGGCTCGATGCGCGACGACGAAGTCATCGCCGCCGCCGACGAAGCCGGCATCGCGATGGTATTCACCGGGATGAGACACTTCAGGCACTGA